From one Mycolicibacterium sp. HK-90 genomic stretch:
- a CDS encoding YeiH family protein, whose amino-acid sequence MTRTEERTEPQSNFGYAVTGVLVVIVLGAATRFLEAQVPQWAAGTLFAKIAKSVEFPVYAIALGLIGNAVLAKLALRDVLARGFRTEFFIKTGLVLLGASINLKVLATAAGPAIIQALLLISIVFGFTWWLGGRLGLDDKLRALLASAVSICGVSAAIAAAGAVQARREQLAYAASLVIVFALPSIFLLPWLADVFGLSDAVAGAWIGGNIDTTAAVAAAGTIAGEQALQIATIVKTTQNALIGIVAIALTAYFALKVERQSPGPDAAVARPSIREFWDRFPKFVLGFIAASVIGTLYLQFAADGKAAIATVNDLRTWFLIFAFVAIGLEFSLRGLKEAGWRPIVLFAAATVVNIVVALGLASVLFGGLLGSFSTG is encoded by the coding sequence GTGACCCGCACCGAGGAACGCACCGAACCGCAGTCGAATTTCGGTTACGCCGTCACAGGTGTGCTGGTGGTCATCGTGCTGGGTGCGGCAACGCGGTTTCTGGAGGCCCAAGTCCCTCAGTGGGCCGCCGGAACGTTGTTCGCCAAGATCGCCAAGTCGGTCGAATTCCCGGTCTACGCAATCGCTCTCGGCCTGATCGGCAACGCCGTCCTGGCCAAGTTGGCGCTACGGGATGTCCTGGCTCGAGGATTTCGCACCGAGTTCTTCATCAAGACCGGCCTGGTTCTGCTGGGTGCCTCGATCAATCTCAAGGTGCTTGCCACCGCCGCAGGCCCGGCGATCATCCAAGCCCTGCTGTTGATCTCGATCGTCTTCGGATTCACCTGGTGGCTGGGCGGACGGCTGGGCCTCGACGACAAACTGCGGGCCCTGCTGGCCTCGGCCGTCTCCATCTGCGGGGTGAGCGCGGCCATCGCCGCCGCCGGCGCGGTTCAGGCCAGACGGGAACAGCTGGCCTACGCCGCGTCACTGGTCATCGTGTTCGCCCTGCCCTCGATCTTCCTGCTGCCCTGGCTCGCCGACGTGTTCGGACTGTCCGACGCGGTCGCCGGCGCCTGGATCGGCGGCAACATCGACACCACCGCCGCCGTGGCCGCCGCGGGCACGATCGCCGGCGAACAGGCGTTGCAGATCGCCACGATCGTCAAGACCACCCAGAACGCGCTCATCGGCATCGTCGCCATCGCCCTCACCGCGTACTTCGCCCTGAAGGTCGAACGGCAGTCACCCGGCCCCGATGCCGCGGTGGCGCGCCCGTCGATCCGCGAATTCTGGGACCGCTTCCCGAAATTCGTGCTCGGCTTTATCGCCGCCTCGGTGATCGGCACGCTGTACCTGCAGTTCGCCGCCGACGGCAAAGCTGCCATCGCGACCGTGAACGACCTGCGGACGTGGTTCCTGATCTTCGCGTTCGTGGCGATCGGACTGGAGTTCTCGCTGCGCGGCCTCAAAGAGGCCGGCTGGCGGCCCATCGTGCTGTTCGCCGCGGCCACCGTGGTCAACATCGTGGTGGCACTCGGGTTGGCCTCCGTACTTTTCGGCGGGTTGCTGGGCAGCTTCTCCACCGGGTAG
- a CDS encoding APC family permease, which yields MADVAEVAEGRLRRALGLPSLVLFGLVYMVPLTVFTTYGIVTQTTGGRLSVAYLVTLAAMVFTARSYARMAVAYPVAGSAYTYTQKSFGAPIGFLAGWSLLLDYLFLPMINYLVVGIYLHAAIPAIPSWVFIVLSIVGVTVLNVVGIVSVARANVVIIAVQAVFIVAFLVLACSKVFSLGTVDLLAPIHGDGSADGFSSVLAGAAILCLSFLGFDAVSTLSEEAKDPKRSVPQAIMIATVVAGVIFVVLSYLGQLVFPSNQFADVESGSLDLMVTAGGQFLQTFFTAAYVAGALGSAIASQASVARILYAMGRDGILPRAVFGHVSARFATPVYAILAVSVVSLLATVISLATLASVISFGALVAFSAVNVSVVKHYFVDRAERGGAGLVNNLVLPSIGFLLTVWLWTSLSGVTLIIGLAWLAVGFVWLAGVTRGFQRPTPVLDMKE from the coding sequence ATGGCCGATGTGGCTGAGGTCGCGGAGGGACGGCTGCGCCGTGCTCTCGGGTTGCCGTCGTTGGTGCTCTTCGGTCTGGTCTACATGGTGCCGCTCACGGTGTTCACCACCTACGGCATCGTCACCCAGACCACTGGTGGCCGATTGTCGGTCGCCTATCTGGTGACATTGGCCGCGATGGTTTTCACCGCGCGGTCGTACGCCAGGATGGCGGTCGCTTACCCGGTCGCGGGATCGGCGTACACGTACACACAGAAGTCCTTCGGCGCCCCGATCGGGTTCCTCGCCGGTTGGTCGCTGCTGCTGGATTACCTGTTCCTGCCGATGATCAACTATCTGGTGGTCGGTATCTACCTGCATGCCGCCATCCCGGCCATCCCGAGTTGGGTGTTCATCGTGCTGTCCATCGTGGGCGTGACGGTGCTCAACGTCGTCGGCATCGTGTCGGTGGCCCGAGCGAACGTCGTCATCATCGCGGTGCAGGCCGTCTTCATCGTGGCGTTCCTGGTCTTGGCGTGTTCGAAGGTGTTCAGTCTCGGCACGGTCGACCTGCTGGCTCCGATCCACGGTGACGGCAGCGCCGACGGCTTCAGTTCGGTGCTGGCCGGCGCGGCGATCCTGTGCCTGTCGTTCCTGGGGTTCGACGCGGTGTCCACCCTGTCCGAGGAGGCCAAGGACCCCAAACGCTCTGTACCGCAGGCGATCATGATCGCGACCGTGGTGGCCGGGGTGATCTTCGTGGTGCTGTCCTACCTCGGGCAGCTGGTATTCCCGTCGAACCAGTTCGCCGATGTCGAATCCGGATCGCTTGACCTGATGGTGACGGCGGGCGGGCAGTTCCTGCAGACCTTCTTCACTGCGGCGTATGTCGCCGGCGCGCTGGGATCTGCCATCGCGTCGCAGGCTTCGGTGGCCCGGATCCTGTACGCGATGGGGCGCGACGGGATCCTGCCGCGCGCCGTCTTCGGTCATGTCTCGGCGCGGTTCGCCACCCCCGTCTACGCCATCCTGGCGGTGTCGGTGGTGTCGCTGCTGGCCACCGTGATCAGTCTGGCCACCCTTGCCTCGGTGATCAGTTTCGGTGCATTGGTGGCGTTCTCGGCGGTAAACGTGTCGGTTGTCAAGCACTATTTCGTCGATCGCGCGGAACGCGGCGGCGCCGGGCTGGTCAACAATCTCGTTCTGCCGTCGATCGGCTTCCTGCTCACGGTGTGGCTGTGGACCAGCTTGTCCGGCGTCACGTTGATCATCGGGTTGGCTTGGTTGGCAGTGGGATTCGTGTGGTTGGCCGGGGTCACCCGCGGTTTCCAGCGGCCGACGCCGGTGCTGGACATGAAGGAGTGA
- a CDS encoding amidohydrolase, translated as MLDTTATLFHGGTIWTPSGTTDALLIADGVVQAVGGDALASAADRKVDLEGGFLMPSFGDGHAHPLFGGLESAGPAVRPCRSIDQIVSAVKEFADAHPDQEWIVGASYDGSLAPGGLFDARWLDAAVPDRPVVLRAWDYHTLWVNSVALERAGITADTAEPVLGEIPRRDDGSPLGTLREWGATDLVTAVMPARDEAVRVAALGTAADYYLARGVTWVQDAWVEPAELDTYLAAARQGELRMRFNLAFYADPRHFDTQVTQYAAARDRVQAAGSPLLTAQTVKFFADGVVENETGALLEPYCSGLHSHGMQLWEGDALAEAARKVDDLGMQIHIHAIGDAAVRQALDAIEYVARHNGPRDRRPVIAHAQLVDDDDLGRFAELGVIPNMQPLWAQMDALMTVLTIPRLGAQRADRQYRMRTLENSGAALAFGSDWPVSSGAPLDGIAVAVSRCTTEGEPAGGWTPQEILPIEPALSSYTTAVAYQAFAEADWGHIAPGASADLVWLDRDPRYVPPSELPTVQVRATYLQGTQVYSAAK; from the coding sequence GTGCTCGACACGACGGCAACTCTGTTCCACGGCGGGACGATCTGGACTCCGTCAGGGACCACCGATGCGCTGCTGATCGCCGATGGCGTGGTGCAGGCGGTCGGGGGTGATGCGCTGGCTTCGGCTGCCGACCGGAAGGTCGACCTCGAGGGCGGATTCCTGATGCCGTCGTTCGGTGACGGTCACGCCCACCCGCTGTTCGGTGGTTTGGAATCGGCGGGCCCGGCCGTGCGGCCCTGCCGATCGATCGACCAGATCGTGTCTGCGGTAAAAGAATTCGCGGATGCGCACCCCGACCAGGAGTGGATCGTCGGTGCCTCGTACGACGGCAGCCTGGCCCCGGGCGGATTGTTCGACGCGCGATGGCTGGATGCCGCGGTTCCGGACCGGCCAGTGGTGTTGCGGGCCTGGGACTATCACACGCTGTGGGTCAATTCGGTGGCACTGGAGCGTGCGGGGATCACCGCCGACACTGCCGAGCCGGTGCTCGGGGAGATCCCGCGGCGTGACGACGGCTCCCCGCTGGGCACGCTGCGCGAATGGGGCGCCACCGACCTGGTCACTGCGGTCATGCCGGCCCGTGACGAGGCGGTGCGGGTTGCCGCGTTGGGTACGGCTGCCGATTACTACCTGGCCCGAGGCGTCACCTGGGTTCAGGACGCCTGGGTCGAACCGGCCGAGCTCGACACCTACCTTGCGGCTGCCCGGCAGGGCGAGCTGCGAATGCGTTTCAATCTGGCCTTCTACGCCGACCCGCGCCATTTCGACACGCAGGTAACGCAATACGCGGCCGCCAGAGATCGGGTCCAGGCGGCGGGCTCACCGCTGCTGACCGCGCAGACGGTGAAGTTCTTCGCCGACGGGGTGGTGGAGAACGAGACCGGTGCACTGCTCGAGCCGTACTGTTCGGGTCTGCATTCGCACGGCATGCAGTTGTGGGAGGGGGACGCGCTGGCCGAGGCGGCCAGGAAAGTCGACGACCTGGGTATGCAGATCCACATCCACGCCATCGGCGATGCGGCGGTCCGCCAGGCGCTCGATGCCATCGAATACGTTGCGCGGCACAACGGTCCGCGCGACCGGCGGCCGGTGATCGCCCACGCCCAGTTGGTGGACGACGACGACCTGGGCCGGTTCGCCGAACTCGGGGTCATTCCGAACATGCAGCCGTTGTGGGCGCAGATGGACGCGCTGATGACGGTGCTGACCATTCCGCGGCTCGGTGCCCAGCGTGCGGACCGGCAGTACCGGATGCGCACGTTGGAGAACTCGGGTGCGGCACTGGCATTCGGATCAGACTGGCCGGTGTCCTCGGGCGCGCCGCTGGACGGGATCGCTGTCGCGGTCTCGCGATGCACCACCGAGGGGGAGCCGGCAGGTGGCTGGACGCCCCAGGAGATTCTCCCGATCGAGCCGGCCCTGTCCTCCTACACCACCGCGGTGGCATATCAGGCTTTCGCAGAAGCGGATTGGGGTCATATCGCACCTGGGGCGAGTGCTGATCTGGTGTGGTTGGACCGCGATCCACGGTATGTCCCCCCGTCCGAGTTGCCGACGGTGCAAGTACGCGCCACATATTTGCAAGGCACGCAGGTCTATTCGGCCGCGAAGTGA
- a CDS encoding nitrilase-related carbon-nitrogen hydrolase, which produces MITLTASAPEPLSRSTASQRPPLRVGLVQHRWRPDVDKLTKVLREGIDRAAGGGATAVFLPEIALLRYPADTPAGPNPGDGAEDLTGGPTFALAAEAAQANGIFVHASLYEKAPAADGLGYNTAILVSPSGELVGRTRKMHIPISAGYYEDTYFRPGPSSGDGDPYPVYNPEGLGARIGLPTCWDEWFPEVARSYSLGGAEVVVYPTAIGSEPVFPAFDTQPLWQQVIVANGIGSGLFMVVPNRTGDEGALSFYGSSFISDPYGRVLVQAPRDEEAVLIADLDLDQRRDWLELFPFLVTRRPDSYGALTAPVDPAHPYGDGHAATPVVK; this is translated from the coding sequence ATGATCACGCTCACCGCGAGCGCACCGGAGCCGCTGTCGCGCAGTACCGCTTCGCAGCGACCGCCCCTGCGGGTGGGATTGGTGCAGCACCGCTGGCGCCCTGACGTCGACAAACTCACCAAGGTCCTGCGTGAAGGCATCGACCGTGCCGCGGGTGGCGGCGCGACGGCGGTCTTCCTGCCCGAGATCGCACTGCTGCGCTATCCGGCCGACACCCCGGCGGGGCCCAACCCCGGCGACGGCGCCGAGGACCTGACCGGCGGGCCGACGTTTGCGCTGGCCGCCGAGGCGGCGCAGGCCAACGGGATTTTCGTCCACGCCTCGCTCTACGAGAAGGCCCCGGCAGCGGACGGCTTGGGCTACAACACCGCGATCCTGGTATCGCCGTCTGGCGAGCTGGTCGGGCGCACCCGCAAGATGCACATCCCGATTTCGGCGGGCTACTACGAGGACACCTACTTCCGTCCGGGCCCGTCTTCGGGGGACGGTGACCCCTACCCGGTGTACAACCCCGAGGGGCTGGGCGCGCGGATCGGCCTGCCCACCTGCTGGGATGAATGGTTCCCCGAAGTGGCCCGCAGCTACTCGCTGGGCGGTGCCGAGGTCGTCGTATACCCGACGGCCATCGGATCGGAGCCGGTCTTCCCCGCGTTCGATACCCAGCCGCTGTGGCAGCAGGTGATCGTGGCCAACGGCATCGGCAGCGGATTGTTCATGGTGGTCCCCAACCGGACCGGGGACGAGGGCGCTCTCTCGTTCTACGGCTCGTCGTTCATCTCCGACCCGTACGGCCGCGTGCTGGTGCAGGCGCCGCGGGACGAGGAAGCGGTGCTCATCGCCGACCTGGACCTGGACCAGCGCCGTGACTGGCTGGAGCTGTTCCCGTTCCTGGTCACTCGCCGCCCCGACAGCTATGGCGCGTTGACCGCCCCCGTCGACCCTGCCCACCCTTACGGCGATGGCCATGCCGCCACGCCCGTCGTGAAGTAG
- a CDS encoding TetR/AcrR family transcriptional regulator, with product MGRPPTPILSIDRITSAAMDLVCTTGGFTIPELARKLKVSPSSLYNHVSGREQIIELLRERAMSEVHLPDLDADLPWIDILADIMRSYRSSFARYPQLIPLLTAHAVNSTQALTMYNAIAVTLARADFSPADTLRTITLVDNYVLGSALDLTAPDRPWESGAEVGPELSAALDTGAPRPARADDAFEYGLAVLLRGLVQP from the coding sequence ATGGGACGGCCACCGACACCGATCCTGTCAATCGACCGGATCACCAGTGCGGCAATGGATCTCGTCTGCACGACGGGTGGTTTCACCATCCCGGAACTGGCCCGCAAGCTCAAGGTCAGCCCCTCATCGCTGTACAACCACGTGTCGGGGCGCGAGCAGATCATCGAGCTGCTCCGCGAACGGGCGATGTCAGAGGTCCACTTGCCCGACCTCGATGCCGACCTGCCGTGGATCGACATCCTGGCCGACATCATGCGCTCCTACCGCAGCAGCTTCGCGCGGTATCCACAGCTGATTCCCCTGCTCACCGCGCACGCCGTCAACAGCACCCAGGCGCTGACCATGTACAACGCCATCGCCGTCACCTTGGCCCGTGCCGACTTCAGCCCCGCCGACACGCTGCGGACAATCACTCTGGTGGACAACTACGTGCTGGGTTCCGCCCTGGACCTCACCGCCCCCGACCGGCCGTGGGAGTCCGGCGCCGAAGTCGGCCCGGAACTGAGCGCTGCGCTGGACACCGGCGCGCCCCGGCCCGCGCGTGCTGACGACGCGTTCGAGTACGGCCTGGCCGTGCTGCTGCGCGGGCTGGTTCAGCCCTGA
- a CDS encoding agmatine/peptidylarginine deiminase — MAFPCEGYSLGATEQARHEARSTWSAVAHAVVQFEPVTMLVDPAELAVAKRYVSQDVELVEVPLNDAWMRDIGPTFVHADDGSVAAVDWTFNGWGAQDWARWDRDAKVGAIVGELAGVTVLPSALVNEGGGIQTDGQGTVLVTETVQLDPGRNPGATKASVEAELARTIGATDLVWLRRGLTRDNELYGTRGHVDIVAAITAPGRLLMHSQRAVSHPDNLVCKKIRSALEGGFEIVEMPAPATLTDADGYVDYSYINHLVVNGAVIACAFDDPHDADAVAILAEQYPGREVVTVDARPLFARGGGIHCITQQQPSPIYREASA, encoded by the coding sequence ATGGCCTTTCCTTGCGAGGGTTACTCGCTCGGAGCCACGGAGCAGGCGCGCCATGAGGCGCGGTCGACCTGGTCGGCCGTGGCTCATGCCGTGGTGCAGTTCGAACCGGTCACGATGCTCGTCGACCCCGCGGAGCTGGCAGTGGCGAAACGCTATGTGTCGCAAGATGTCGAGCTCGTCGAGGTGCCGCTGAACGACGCCTGGATGCGTGACATCGGGCCCACATTCGTGCACGCCGACGATGGTTCGGTGGCCGCCGTCGACTGGACATTCAACGGTTGGGGCGCGCAGGACTGGGCCCGCTGGGATCGTGACGCCAAGGTCGGGGCCATCGTGGGCGAGTTGGCGGGTGTCACCGTCCTGCCTTCTGCACTTGTCAACGAGGGTGGCGGTATTCAGACCGACGGGCAGGGCACGGTGCTGGTCACCGAGACCGTGCAACTCGATCCCGGCCGCAATCCCGGTGCGACCAAAGCCTCTGTCGAAGCGGAATTGGCTCGCACCATCGGCGCCACCGATCTGGTGTGGCTGCGGCGCGGACTGACCCGCGACAACGAGCTCTACGGCACCCGCGGCCACGTGGACATCGTCGCGGCGATCACCGCCCCGGGGCGACTGCTCATGCACTCACAGCGCGCCGTATCGCACCCGGACAACCTGGTGTGCAAGAAGATTCGGTCGGCTCTGGAGGGCGGGTTCGAGATCGTGGAGATGCCCGCGCCGGCCACCCTTACGGATGCCGACGGCTATGTCGACTACAGCTACATCAACCACCTGGTGGTCAACGGAGCTGTGATCGCCTGTGCGTTCGACGATCCCCACGACGCGGATGCGGTGGCGATCCTGGCCGAGCAGTACCCCGGACGTGAAGTAGTCACCGTCGATGCCCGCCCACTGTTCGCGCGTGGCGGCGGAATTCATTGCATCACCCAACAGCAACCATCTCCGATCTACCGGGAGGCAAGCGCGTGA
- a CDS encoding MarR family winged helix-turn-helix transcriptional regulator, whose product MASKAPQLSDFLCFAIYSANLAYGKAYKQILDRHGITYTQYIAIVALSEQDHQTVGGLGEKLFLESNTLTPILKKLETLGFVTRRRDPGDERQVIVSLTDAGRELREEALETELVAATGLSMEELTTMQRGVSTLRDNLREHLQSAADSASTA is encoded by the coding sequence ATGGCTTCCAAGGCGCCGCAACTCTCGGACTTCCTGTGCTTTGCGATCTACTCGGCCAACCTCGCCTACGGGAAGGCCTACAAGCAGATCCTGGACCGGCACGGCATCACCTACACGCAGTACATCGCGATCGTCGCGCTGTCAGAGCAGGACCACCAGACGGTCGGCGGTCTGGGCGAGAAGCTGTTCCTGGAGTCCAACACGCTGACGCCGATCCTGAAGAAGCTCGAGACGTTGGGATTCGTGACTCGGCGGCGCGATCCCGGCGACGAGCGTCAGGTGATCGTCAGTCTCACCGACGCCGGTCGTGAGCTTCGCGAGGAGGCTCTGGAGACCGAGCTGGTGGCGGCCACTGGCCTGTCGATGGAGGAACTCACGACCATGCAGCGCGGTGTCTCCACGTTGCGGGACAACCTGCGCGAGCACCTGCAATCGGCCGCTGACTCTGCGTCCACGGCGTGA
- a CDS encoding organic hydroperoxide resistance protein translates to MTSSDTGNVLYTAQTHTTGGRQGESYSSDGNLDIQLTPPGGNGTGTNPEQLFAAGWSACFLSAMGLTAGKHNVKLPAETAVDAEVDLLNTDGAFSLRARLNVSIPGVDRETAQAIADDAHQVCPYSKATRGNVDVTISVA, encoded by the coding sequence ATGACCAGCAGCGACACCGGCAACGTGCTCTACACCGCCCAGACCCACACCACCGGCGGTCGCCAGGGCGAGTCCTACAGCTCCGACGGCAACCTCGACATCCAGCTCACCCCTCCGGGCGGTAACGGCACGGGCACCAATCCCGAGCAGTTGTTCGCGGCGGGCTGGTCGGCGTGCTTCCTCAGCGCCATGGGCCTGACCGCGGGCAAGCACAATGTGAAGCTGCCTGCCGAGACCGCGGTGGATGCCGAGGTGGACCTGCTCAACACAGACGGGGCGTTCTCCCTGCGAGCCCGGCTCAACGTCAGCATCCCGGGTGTCGACCGGGAGACGGCACAGGCCATCGCCGATGACGCGCACCAGGTCTGCCCGTACTCGAAGGCGACGCGCGGCAACGTCGACGTCACCATCAGCGTGGCCTGA
- a CDS encoding heme-binding protein, translating to MFSRVIAAGAISLSLLSVGVPVAAADEPNCTAADLAGVMAGVRASTSAYLFTHPEVNAFFTSLKGQTNDEMAESVRVYLEDKPQIRAELTGIRQPAIDFRNRCGG from the coding sequence ATGTTCTCCCGTGTGATCGCCGCCGGCGCAATCAGCCTGTCGCTCTTGTCCGTTGGTGTACCCGTCGCTGCCGCAGACGAGCCGAACTGCACCGCCGCCGACCTGGCCGGGGTGATGGCCGGGGTTCGCGCGTCCACCTCGGCGTATCTGTTCACCCATCCCGAGGTCAACGCGTTCTTCACCAGTCTGAAGGGGCAGACGAACGACGAGATGGCCGAAAGCGTGCGGGTCTATCTCGAGGACAAGCCGCAGATCCGTGCCGAGCTGACGGGGATCCGGCAGCCGGCGATCGATTTCCGCAACCGCTGCGGCGGGTAG